In the genome of Raphanus sativus cultivar WK10039 chromosome 4, ASM80110v3, whole genome shotgun sequence, one region contains:
- the LOC130511319 gene encoding uncharacterized protein LOC130511319 produces the protein MYLSNKKKTKPAPQTKQPAPQTKQPAPQTKKPSPQKKQPSPLPKERLLPEDTADEAISVYKILPEDKADGVTSKEIVPLTSTDQPSFASNDQQPSFASTDPSVPVSEPSLVVLDQTAPTASVRARSERTKKPAPTQISPYTAERRKLLRVGKYNPFPTLNRPKMKELVDWLKTDPDYFTKEEDKPRTSPTWWYQKLRTSKAWLEDVHIDAWMNVLRQRYKENPQCFRSERMCFRGSQLYPVLERTVSVLQSIVV, from the exons ATGTATCtttcaaacaagaaaaaaacaaaa cctgctcctcaaactaaacagcctgctcctcaaacgaaacagcctgctcctcaaacgaaaaagccttctcctcaaaagaaacagccttctcctctgcccaaagag agattgttgccggaggatacagcagatgaggcgatctcggtatataagatcttgccggaggataaagcagatggtgtcacctccaaagagattgttcctctcacttccactgaccaaccgagcttcgcttccaacgatcaacaaccgagcttcgcttccaccgatccaagcgttccagtttcagaaccgagcctggttgtattggaccaaacagctcccactgcttctgtgcgtgcaaggagtgaacgaacgaagaaacctgctcccacgcagatatctccttatacggcagagagaaggaaactccttagagtgggaaagtataatccatttcccacactaaacagacctaagatgaaggagctcgttgattggttgaaaactgatcc tgattatttcactaaggaagaggacaaaccacgtacatcaccaacttggtggtatcaaaaactccggacatccaaagcatggctggaagacgta catatagatgcttggatgaatgtgctgaggcagaggtataaggagaacccacaatgtttccggagcgagcgaatgtgcttccgtggatcacaactttacccagtcttggagagaacagtatctgttcttcaaagcatcgtcgtctga
- the LOC108829716 gene encoding F-box/kelch-repeat protein At1g64840-like, with translation MLESATKKKTSSSSSSVMLDWSVLPEDLLNIVSKNVEDCFDIVHARSVCNFWRSTLSFPCVLRRPSYSLPSFANFPSESKHLCTLEKIPLFLFRVQTPPRASASDYFLGGIGRDESENLIELPYPLQCSLKVKIQGSDPTWMKTSHCQVLPLGHQYRMIGCGPKGYTCLAFLPLNEEGREEFILLLAFSRYLLVLTSSEMKWKPVMQFEPPLRDIVTFRRMFYATVQNKSMTMMHAFRIDPFSLHVTPMISLRAGSLKYLVPCGNDDELFMVEKFISLSYAFNYKQIICIVGRLHKETGRWVEVNDLGDRVLFIGRFGNVSCSAKELPDGCGVSGDSILFTNELDNGTYAYKYGVDTGRVEDNPNCWRFSGENRVTILSTSPVVSFRVEH, from the coding sequence ATGCTAGAATCTGCAACCAAAAAGaagacatcatcatcatcatcatccgtGATGCTAGACTGGTCTGTTCTACCAGAGGACCTACTGAACATTGTATCAAAGAATGTGGAGGACTGTTTCGATATTGTTCATGCTCGCTCTGTTTGCAACTTTTGGCGATCCACACTTTCCTTTCCTTGCGTGTTACGCCGACCAAGTTACTCTCTTCCTTCCTTCGCCAACTTCCCTAGCGAAAGCAAACACTTGTGCACCCTTGAGAAGATCCCTTTGTTCCTCTTTAGAGTCCAAACTCCTCCGCGTGCGTCGGCCTCTGATTATTTTCTAGGAGGGATAGGCCGAGATGAGTCAGAGAATCTGATAGAGCTTCCATATCCTCTTCAGTGTTCATTGAAAGTGAAGATCCAAGGATCTGATCCAACTTGGATGAAGACGAGCCACTGCCAGGTCCTCCCTCTTGGCCATCAGTACAGAATGATCGGTTGCGGTCCTAAAGGCTACACATGCCTAGCTTTTCTTCCGCTAAACGAGGAGGGAAGAGAAGAATTCATTCTACTTCTCGCCTTCAGTAGATATTTGTTGGTGTTAACAAGTTCTGAAATGAAGTGGAAGCCGGTTATGCAATTCGAACCTCCTTTACGTGATATAGTAACTTTCAGACGGATGTTTTATGCAACCGTTCAAAATAAAAGTATGACCATGATGCATGCTTTCAGAATCGACCCTTTCTCGTTGCACGTTACTCCTATGATCTCCTTGAGGGCTGGTTCGCTAAAATATCTGGTGCCATGTGGCAATGATGACGAACTTTTCATGGTTGAGAAATTTATCTCTTTGTCATACGCATTTAATTATAAACAGATCATATGCATCGTGGGTAGGCTACATAAGGAGACTGGTCGATGGGTTGAGGTCAATGACTTAGGAGACCGTGTGTTGTTTATTGGACGCTTTGGAAATGTCTCATGCTCGGCTAAGGAGCTTCCTGATGGTTGTGGTGTGAGTGGGGACTCAATTCTGTTCACAAATGAGCTTGATAATGGAACATACGCCTATAAATACGGAGTGGATACAGGAAGAGTGGAAGATAATCCCAACTGTTGGAGGTTCTCAGGAGAGAATCGTGTGACTATCCTCAGTACATCTCCCGTGGTGAGTTTTCGTGTTGAACACTAA
- the LOC108848388 gene encoding F-box protein DOR, with amino-acid sequence MKRQKGGGLTISERVTRSTTTLDRNSLTLPVEVVTEIFLRLPLKYIARCRCVCKLWSSVLRSQDFTDAFFTKSCARPRLLFACTDYTQIRFFSSSQPKHPKDNSYVVATNRMARPPGYDKLFGCTNGFFCYGGTQGRNKPVLVTVICNPSTGQSLTLPRLNSKDNYGVESYLGYDPIAKEFKVLSLRDGKEFHVLTLGTKKLSWRVVECCIPHCSSCCKWICISGVLYYIARESRSSVESMVVCFDLRTEKFSSVKLLGGFNKALPHSTTLINYNGRLGLLMSSSYVSRSWKSFKLWVLRGDSEREWSNRVYVLPPLWKDVVSDYMRIAGMVGTNEIVLVTYQRVPSYVIYYNVKSKTIRKVGIQGLATFRGATIDTYLNYVENVELL; translated from the coding sequence ATGAAGCGGCAGAAGGGTGGTGGTCTAACCATTTCTGAGCGCGTTACGCGATCCACGACCACACTTGATCGAAACTCACTCACCCTTCCTGTTGAGGTTGTTACAGAGATATTCTTGAGGTTGCCTTTGAAGTATATAGCGAGATGTCGCTGCGTGTGCAAGCTCTGGTCCTCCGTGCTTCGCAGCCAAGATTTCACAGACGCCTTCTTCACCAAATCTTGTGCTCGCCCTCGGCTTCTGTTCGCCTGCACTGACTACACCCAGATCCGCTTCTTCTCGTCATCTCAGCCTAAACATCCAAAAGACAACTCGTATGTCGTTGCCACCAATCGTATGGCACGTCCCCCAGGCTACGATAAACTGTTTGGTTGTACCAATGGATTCTTCTGTTATGGAGGTACCCAGGGCAGGAACAAACCAGTACTCGTCACGGTGATATGTAACCCCAGCACAGGACAGTCCTTGACATTACCAAGATTGAACTCAAAAGACAATTATGGAGTGGAAAGCTATCTTGGATATGATCCCATTGCCAAAGAGTTCAAGGTATTGTCTCTACGTGATGGTAAGGAGTTCCATGTTCTGACATTAGGAACCAAGAAACTGTCATGGAGGGTGGTCGAATGTTGCATCCCACACTGTTCTTCATGTTGTAAGTGGATATGCATCAGTGGCGTTTTGTACTATATAGCTAGAGAGTCCAGGTCTTCAGTGGAATCTATGGtagtttgttttgatttgaggACTGAGAAGTTCAGCTCTGTGAAGCTCTTGGGAGGTTTCAATAAAGCACTGCCTCATTCAACAACTCTGATAAACTACAATGGCAGATTAGGTTTGCTTATGTCGTCTTCGTATGTTAGTCGATCATGGAAAAGTTTTAAGCTCTGGGTTCTTCGAGGTGATTCAGAACGTGAGTGGTCCAACCGTGTATACGTATTACCACCTCTGTGGAAGGATGTAGTTTCAGACTACATGCGCATTGCTGGAATGGTTGGTACAAATGAAATCGTCTTGGTCACTTACCAAAGAGTGCCTTCCTATGTCATCTACTACAATGTCAAGAGCAAGACGATCAGAAAAGTTGGAATCCAAGGACTGGCCACGTTTCGGGGTGCGACGATAGACACCTATCTCAACTATGTTGAGAATGTGGAGCTTCTTTAA